The following coding sequences are from one Rathayibacter sp. VKM Ac-2760 window:
- a CDS encoding FABP family protein, protein MISLPSGLPPELVPLSWLLGVWEGSGVIDYTVGDDSVQAEFGHRVSFSYDGLPYLNYSSYTWLLEDDSEVGHRPLVSEMGYWRLSRPLTDADAGPAMLPGRGAPAFPDAESVETLRNAAGGFDIEVSLVHPDGVSELYLGQVKGPRIDLATDAVMRTAAAKDYAAATRLYGLVDDHLLWAWDIAALGQGLRTHSSGRLARVD, encoded by the coding sequence TTGATCTCCCTCCCCTCGGGACTCCCGCCCGAACTCGTCCCGCTCTCCTGGCTGCTCGGCGTCTGGGAGGGGTCGGGTGTCATCGACTACACCGTCGGCGACGACTCGGTGCAGGCGGAGTTCGGCCACCGCGTGAGCTTCAGCTACGACGGCCTGCCCTACCTCAACTACAGCTCGTACACCTGGCTGCTCGAGGACGACAGCGAGGTCGGCCACCGCCCGCTCGTGAGCGAGATGGGCTACTGGCGCCTCAGCCGGCCGCTCACGGACGCGGATGCGGGACCGGCGATGCTGCCGGGCCGCGGCGCTCCCGCCTTCCCGGACGCGGAGTCGGTCGAGACGCTGCGGAACGCCGCCGGCGGCTTCGACATCGAGGTCTCTCTCGTGCACCCCGACGGCGTGAGCGAGCTCTACCTCGGCCAGGTCAAGGGCCCGCGGATCGACCTCGCGACCGACGCGGTCATGCGCACCGCCGCCGCGAAGGACTACGCCGCCGCCACGCGCCTCTACGGCCTGGTCGACGACCACCTGCTCTGGGCGTGGGACATCGCCGCACTCGGCCAGGGGCTCCGCACCCACTCCTCCGGAAGGCTCGCCCGTGTCGACTGA